In a single window of the Astyanax mexicanus isolate ESR-SI-001 unplaced genomic scaffold, AstMex3_surface scaffold_34, whole genome shotgun sequence genome:
- the LOC125790083 gene encoding zinc finger protein 271-like translates to MSFEESGNLKKHQRIHTGEKRYQCSECGLCFRLSDSLKKHKRIHTGEKPYQCSECERSFHQQRGLILHQRIHTGEKPYQCSDCGLSFRQSTAHKKHQRIHTGEKPYQCSECERSFHQQRGLILHQRIHTGEKPYQCSDCGLSFRQSTAHKRHQRIHTGEKPYYCSECGKNFRDGSNLKTHQRIHTGEKPYYCSECGKNFRDGSNLKTHQRIHTGEKPYQCSECGLSFRLNDTLKKHQRIHTGEKPYQCSQCEKSYYQQSGLILHQRIHTGEKPYQCSDCGKSFNHRKDLISHQRIHTGEKPYYCSDCGKNFINVTNLKRHQRIHTGEKPYQCSDCGKSFNHRKDLISHQRIHTGEKPYYCSDCGKNFRNGTNLKTHQRIHTGEKPYQCSECGKSFRLNDTLRNHQRIHTGEKPYQCSQCEKSYYQQIGLILHQSIHTGEKPYQCSECGKSFRLSDSLKKHRRIHTREKPSAD, encoded by the coding sequence ATGAGTTTTGAAGAAAGTGGCaacctcaaaaaacaccagcgcattcacaccggagagaaacggTATCAGTGCTCCGAGTGTGGATTGTGTTTTAGACTGAGCGATTCCCTCAAAAAAcacaagcgcattcacactggagagaaaccgtatcagtgctcggaGTGTGAGAGGAGTTTCCATCAACAGAGAGGTCTGATtttacatcagcgcattcacactggagagaaaccgtatcagtgctctgaCTGTGGATTGAGTTTTAGGCAGAGTACTGCCCACAAaaaacaccagcgaattcacactggagagaaaccgtatcagtgctcggaGTGTGAGAGGAGTTTCCATCAACAGAGAGGTCTGATtttacatcagcgcattcacactggagagaaaccgtatcagtgctctgaCTGTGGATTGAGTTTTAGGCAGAGTACTGCCcacaaaagacaccagcgcattcacactggagagaaaccgtattactgctcagaatgtggaaagAATTTTAGAGACGGTAGCaacctcaaaacacaccagcgcattcacactggagagaaaccgtattactgctcagaatgtggaaagAATTTTAGAGACGGTAGCaacctcaaaacacaccagcgcattcacaccggagagaaaccgtatcagtgctccgaGTGTGGATTGAGTTTTAGACTGAATGATaccctcaaaaaacaccagcgcattcacaccggagagaaaccatatcagtgctcGCAGTGTGAGAAGAGTTACTATCAACAGAGTGGTCTGATtttacatcagcgcattcacactggagagaaaccgtatcagtgctctgactgtggaaagagttttaatcatcggAAGGATCTGATatcacatcagcgcattcacactggagagaaaccgtattactgctcagattgtggaaaGAATTTTATAAACGTTACCAacctcaaaagacaccagcgcattcacaccggagagaaaccgtatcagtgctccgattgtggaaagagttttaatcatcggAAGGATCTGATatcacatcagcgcattcacactggagagaaaccgtattactgctcagattgtggaaaGAATTTTAGAAACGGTACCaacctcaaaacacaccagcgcattcacaccggagaaaaaccgtatcagtgctccgagtgtggaaagagttttagacTGAATGATACCCTCAGAAatcaccaacgcattcacaccggagagaaaccgtatcagtgctcgcAGTGTGAGAAGAGTTACTATCAACAGATTGGTCTGATTTTACACCAgagcattcacaccggagagaaaccgtatcagtgctccgagtgtgggaagagttttagactGAGTGATTCCCTCAAAAaacaccggcgcattcacaccAGAGAGAAACCAAGTGCGGATTGA
- the LOC125790084 gene encoding zinc finger protein 501-like, which yields MLSSEEIKCEDELLNSSITQEEYFQGNFSPKEETQNLPEKGTSHHCPDCGKGFTKQSDLQKHQRIHTGEKPFQCPECGMSFRESGTLKTHRRIHTGEKPYQCSECGKGFRESGNLRKHMRIHTGEKPYCCSECGMSFRESGTLKTHQRIHTGEKPYYCSDCGMNFRESSNFKAHQRIHTGEKPYQCSECEMSFRKSDSLKKHQLIHTGEKPYYCSDCGMRFRVSCTLKTHQRIHTVEKPYHCSDCWKSFNQEVDLQKHQRVHTGEKLHQCSDCGKSFSQESALQTHRRIHTGEKPYRCSECGISFRRSDSLKKHMQIHTGEKLYPCSDCGKSFDQESTLKRHRRIHTGERPYYCSDCGKSFNQDSALKRHQKIHSGEKPYQCSECGKGFNQLSNLKRHQHVHTENLK from the coding sequence ATGTTGTCATCAGAAGAAATCAAATGTGAGGATGAACTTTTGAACAGTTCCATCACTCAAGAGGAATATTTTCAGGGTAATTTTTCTCCAAAAGAGGAAACTCAGAACCTTCCAGAAAAAGGGACGTCTCACCACTGCCCAGACTGTGGGAAGGGTTTTACGAAACAGAGCGATCttcaaaaacaccagcgcattcacactggagagaaaccatttcagTGCCCAgagtgtgggatgagttttaGAGAGAGTGGTACCCTGAAAACACATcgacgcattcacactggagagaaaccgtatcagtgttcagaaTGTGGAAAAGGTTTTAGAGAAAGTGGTAACCTCAGAAAACAcatgcgcattcacactggagagaaaccgtattgttGCTCAGAGTGCGGAATGAGTTTTAGAGAAAGTGGTACCCTCAAAacccaccagcgcattcacactggagagaaaccgtattactgctcagattgtggaatGAATTTTAGAGAGAGCAGTAACTTTAaagcacaccagcgcattcacactggagagaaaccgtatcagtgctcagagtgtgagaTGAGTTTTAGAAAAAGTGATagcctcaaaaaacaccagctgattcacactggagaaaaaccatattactgttcagATTGTGGGATGAGATTCAGAGTGAGTTGTaccctcaaaacacaccagcgcattcacactgtagagaaaccgtatcactgctctgaTTGTTGGAAAAGCTTTAATCAAGAAGTTGATCTTCAaaaacaccagcgcgttcacactggagaaaaactgcatcagtgctcagactgcgggaagagttttagtcaagAGAGTGCTCTTCAAACtcaccggcgcattcacactggagagaaaccgtatcgctGTTCTGAGTGTGGGATCAGTTTTAGGAGAAGTGATTCCCTCAAAAAACATATGcaaattcacactggagagaagctgtatccgtgttcagactgtgggaagagttttgatCAGGAGAGTACGCTTAAAAgacaccggcgcattcacactggagagagaccctattactgctcagactgcgggaagagttttaatcaagacAGTGCTCTGAAAAGACACCAGAAAATTCATagtggagagaaaccgtatcagtgctcagagtgtggaaagggTTTTAATCAGCTTAGTAATCTCAAAAGGCATCAGCACGTTCACACTGAAAATCTAAAGTAG